GATTTTTGATGAGATTTTTCAGAAGGCTCCTTATGGATTGTTATTAATTGTTGTCTCAACTTTCTTCATACTTATGGCAGCTTTTCGCTCGATCCTTATCCCACTAAAGGCAATTTTAATGAATATATTAAGCCTAAGCTGTACGTTCGGAATTGTTGTCTGGATTTTTCAACAGGGGCATTTAGGTGTAGAACCTGCAGATATTGCCCTGATTTTACCCGTATTCGTTTTCACCCTCGTATTTGGACTTTCAATGGATTACGAAGTGTTTTTGATTTCAAGAATTCAGGAGTTTTATTTCAAAACAGGTGATAATACGGAAGCGACCATATCCGGCTTAACGTATACTAGTAAAATTATTACATCCGCGGCGGCAATTATGATCGTTGTCACAGGAGCTTTTGCCTTTACAGGCGTCATGCCGATTAAGCAGTTAGGTGTCGGAATTGCCATTGCGATTTTTATTGATGCCACTATTGTCAGGATGGTCCTAGTTCCGGCCTTGATGAAGTTGTTCGGTGATTGGAACTGGTGGTTCTTTGGATATAAAAATAAAGGGTTAACAAAACACAAAAAGAAGCCGGCTTAATTTTACAGGCTGGCTTTATCCATTCTTAGATATTTTTAGCGTATTGTTCGTTTGGTACTTTACTTAATGTAACATATAAGCTTACAGGTCCATTGCCTGTGTTATTAAAATTCTATAGGATTAACGCGGCTGTTTGTTATGTAATCTTTTAATGCCCTCGGTACAAGCTATGCTTCCAAAAAAACCAACTAAAAAGCTTGATGATATGATTTTCAATGCATAAAAAATACCTGTTCCAGTAATACAATCTAGTATTAAAAAATTTTTAATGGTTGATCCTTTTATGGTGTAGAAAACAACTTGATTTTGTTTTTTCATATTAATTCATCACACCTATATTATTTTTCCTAAAGATATGATTAATTAAGATTGTCTTATTCCTCTTCCATAAACCAAGGACGCCCCTTTACTATGTCTGCAGAGAATTATGTAAGCCTTACCATTAATATATAATTCTTATCTTTATTATAAAGTTACCTGCCACTTACCTGCATTGACCAATATCCCTTCAAAGAAGAAAAAAGAAGTTCAATGAACTTCTTTATGACATATAGGAAATGATAACTTTTTGCGGAACTTCTATCTCATCTTCATTTTTTGTTTTCAATCGGCCGCATGAAGGCATTTCAAATGAGAAGTCCTCCACCTTTGAAGGAATAATACCATCTTGCTTTAATTGCGAGAAAACTAGCTGCATTGCATCTTCTGTCGAAAGGGTTTTATTCGACCCTTCTACTTGAAAACACTCCACACAGGTTTCAATAATATTTTCAGAAATCCGTTCCTCTGCAAACACTAATTTTGCTCCGGCTATCTTCTCTACTTCCATATTTTCCAGTTCAATGATTGTTGTAATATTCATCTCACAATACCTCCACCTTTTGTCTCTTTTATTATAAATAATCTCCCTTAATAAATTTTTTGAAACCCCTTTAATTCACTTTTTATTCATATGTTTTTGACATTTTTCTGTCACTTTTGAGGATTTTCCACCAATGTATCAACGGCTTCAAATGGTTAAATAATAACACGTATAGTAGAAGTTCAAAGGAGGCTTGTATTTATGAACTATAAAAGGTTATTCCTACTACTCTTTATTAGCACAATCATATGGTCTCAAGTCCCATCTAGTATGTTTGCTGAAGACAGCAGGGCAGTGAACAACAATGGAATAATTGATTTACGAATACTTGAGACGACTGACCTCCATGCGGCTCTAGTGAATTATGATTATTATCAGACTAAAACCGACAATACTATTGGGCTTGTAAAAACAGCAAGTCTTATTCATCAAGCAAGAAGTGAAGCAGTCAATTCCTTATTGTTTGATGACGGTGATCATTTAAAAGGGAATCCGCTCGGTGAATACTTAGTACGAATACGAGGAATTCAAAAAGGTAATGTGCATCCTGTATACCGTGCTTTTAACTATTTAGAATATGATGCGATAACAATTGGAAATCATGAATTTAATTATGGTCTAAAGTTTCTAAACAGTGTTCTTAAGGGAGTGAAAATGCCTGTTGTAAATGCAAATGTTTATTCCGTTAAGGAGAATAAACCCTATTTTAAACCTTATGTAATTTTAAAAAGAAGTGTTGTTGATAAGCAAGGTATGGAACATGAATTGAATATTGGGGTAATTGGATTTATGCCTCCGCAAATAATGAGATGGGACAAGGCAAATTTAGAGGGAAAAGTAACGTCTAGACCTATGGTTGAAAGTGCAAAGGAATTTGTACCTATCCTAAAGGCAGAAGGTGCTGATATTATTATCGCACTTGCTCATACAGGAATAGATAGTGAACCCTATCACCCAGAAACGGAAAACGCAGTATATTACCTTAGTGAGATTCCAGAAATTGATGTCATTTTAGCTGGACATTCTCATAGCGTATTTCCAGGACCTACCTTTAAAGAATTACCTATGGCTAACATCAACGAAGGAAAAATCAAAGGAAAACCTGTAGTAATGGCAGGTGCCTTTGGCAGCCGTCTTGGGATTATTGACCTCAAGCTTGAGGTTAAAGATGGGAATTGGAAAGTGGTAAACAGTACATCGTTTACAAGATCGATTGCAGATGAAACCGGAAATCCTCTTGTGAAGACTGATAAAAAATTATTTAAACTGATTAAACCGGCACATCAGGAAACAGTCGATTTCTTAAAAAAGCTTGGTTTATAGCATATATTAATCGATGAAAAATAAGCTGGATCCTTATAGTGACCTTAACTCTTAGCTTTTTTAGGTTTCGGTCACTATAGAGCCCTTATAGTGACCAAAACTCTTAGCTTTTTTTACATATTAAACTTTTTAAAAATTAAAGTTGCATTATGACCGCCAAATCCTAACGAGTTGGATAAAACCACTTGAACATCCTTCGTCTTAGCAACGTTTGGGACATAATCTAAATCCAATTGTTCATCAGGTGTTTGATAATTAATGGTTGGCGGGATGATACCATCCTTAATTGCTAGAAGAGAAAAAATGGCCTCTATAGCACCAGTTGCTCCCAACAAGTGACCGGTCATGGATTTCGTTGAACTGACAGATAATTTATAGGCATGTTCTTTGAAAACATCTTTGATGGCTAACGTTTCATACAAATCATTATAATAGGTCGATGTACCATGAGCATTGATATAGTCGACTTGTTCAGGGTCAATACCAGCATCTGCTATTGCTAATTTCATTGCTCTTCCTGCCCCTTCCCCTTCTGGTGCAGGGGTCGTAATATGATGGGCATCACCTGTAGCTCCATACCCTGCTAATTCTCCATAAAT
This genomic stretch from Neobacillus niacini harbors:
- a CDS encoding metallophosphoesterase translates to MNYKRLFLLLFISTIIWSQVPSSMFAEDSRAVNNNGIIDLRILETTDLHAALVNYDYYQTKTDNTIGLVKTASLIHQARSEAVNSLLFDDGDHLKGNPLGEYLVRIRGIQKGNVHPVYRAFNYLEYDAITIGNHEFNYGLKFLNSVLKGVKMPVVNANVYSVKENKPYFKPYVILKRSVVDKQGMEHELNIGVIGFMPPQIMRWDKANLEGKVTSRPMVESAKEFVPILKAEGADIIIALAHTGIDSEPYHPETENAVYYLSEIPEIDVILAGHSHSVFPGPTFKELPMANINEGKIKGKPVVMAGAFGSRLGIIDLKLEVKDGNWKVVNSTSFTRSIADETGNPLVKTDKKLFKLIKPAHQETVDFLKKLGL